Proteins found in one Lates calcarifer isolate ASB-BC8 linkage group LG8, TLL_Latcal_v3, whole genome shotgun sequence genomic segment:
- the LOC127139001 gene encoding AF4/FMR2 family member 3 → MRLKNFTSHSATVAEKKLAVLCNRCLSLLYLRMFHLKKDHAVKYSRSLMEYFKNSAKSSHQAPSPWRTNGKVNGTPSPLSLSPSPASSGGGGGGAGGAGGGRIWRCPRLAGKRGYSPADSPHGRQSC, encoded by the exons ATGAGGTTGAAGAACTTCACCAGCCATTCAGCCACCGTCGCTGAGAAGAAACTAGCTGTGCTGTG TAAccgctgtctgtctctgctgtatCTGAGGATGTTCCATCTGAAGAAAGACCACGCTGTCAAGTACTCACGGTCGCTCATGGAGTACTTCAAG AATTCAGCCAAGAGTTCCCACCAAGCCCCTTCTCCCTGGAGGACCAATGGGAA gGTCAATGGGACTCCATCTCCCCTCTCACTCAGCCCCTCCCCAGccagcagtggaggaggaggcggaggagcaggaggagcaggaggaggcaggaTCTGGAGGTGCCCCAGGCTCGCTGGGAAGCGTGGCTATTCCCCAGCGGATTCACCACATGGCCGCCAGTCATGTTAA